In Gossypium arboreum isolate Shixiya-1 chromosome 6, ASM2569848v2, whole genome shotgun sequence, the following are encoded in one genomic region:
- the LOC128293838 gene encoding uncharacterized protein LOC128293838 translates to MRPSHLAVSLMVLFIIYLSSVQGIRLEKSFKPAGHDPIQEGALMKSSNGVMGDILLCKQGHCTGKGRKLFTATTAITPTSSTISKKEEKGENEVIPISTLKPAVEEENGGKQEKFLLGSPTTSQHPDVYHHYVNIMDIVEMDYSPARRKPPIHN, encoded by the exons ATGAGGCCTTCCCACTTAGCAGTCTCCCTTATGGTCTTGTTCATCATTTACCTTTCTAGCGTTCAAG GGATTCGCTTGGAGAAAAGTTTCAAACCGGCCGGACATGATCCTATACAGGAAGGTGCTTTGATGAAAAGCAGTAATGGAGTTATGGGAGATATCCTTCTCTGCAAACAAGGGCATTGTACAG GAAAGGGTAGGAAACTTTTTACTGCAACTACTGCTATAACTCCTACATCTTCCACCATTTCAAAG AAAGAAGAGAAGGGAGAAAACGAAGTTATACCAATTTCAACACTCAAACCAGCCGTCGAGGAAGAAAATGGTGGGAAGCAAGAGAAATTCCTTCTTGGTTCACCGACAACTTCCCAACACCCGGACGTCTATCACCACTATGTCAACATTATGGACATTGTTGAAATGGACTATTCTCCAGCTAGGAGAAAACCTCCAATTCACAACTAA